From a region of the Petrotoga olearia DSM 13574 genome:
- a CDS encoding carbohydrate ABC transporter permease: MRQRSRKRMIIINRIISYILMIILAIFFLFPLLYMISVSLNPSEIDIVNQMSSIKGFIPTTISIENFKDVFDRMPFQRFLFNSVLIVGTTIIAGLIVNSMMAYGLARFSFKGRKMLVSIIVALIIIPFEAIAIPLLLITNKMGWLDSYQVQIIPFIANPLYIFLLYQFFINFPKDLEEAALIDGAGWFKIYWKIVLPLSRPVLASVAILHFLMQWGSFLWPLMVTRGYTYRPLTVAMQTFFGQAPIYWGDIMAFATMMTIPVIILFIFLQNQFVKSVATTGIK, translated from the coding sequence ATGAGGCAAAGAAGTAGAAAAAGAATGATAATTATTAATAGAATTATTAGTTATATTTTAATGATAATTCTCGCCATCTTTTTTTTATTCCCACTTTTGTACATGATCTCCGTGTCTCTTAATCCAAGTGAGATAGACATAGTCAATCAAATGTCTTCAATAAAAGGTTTTATACCCACTACGATTAGTATAGAAAATTTCAAAGATGTTTTTGATCGGATGCCTTTTCAAAGATTTTTATTCAATTCTGTGTTGATCGTTGGTACAACTATAATTGCAGGTTTAATTGTGAACAGCATGATGGCGTACGGACTTGCTAGGTTCTCTTTCAAAGGAAGAAAAATGCTAGTTTCAATAATTGTAGCTTTAATTATCATTCCCTTTGAAGCAATTGCCATTCCTCTATTGCTCATAACCAACAAGATGGGGTGGCTGGATAGTTACCAAGTTCAAATAATTCCATTTATTGCTAATCCACTTTATATATTTCTTCTCTATCAATTTTTCATAAATTTTCCCAAGGATTTGGAAGAAGCAGCTCTAATAGATGGAGCAGGTTGGTTTAAAATTTATTGGAAAATCGTTTTACCTCTTTCTAGACCAGTTTTGGCAAGTGTAGCAATTCTTCATTTTCTTATGCAATGGGGTTCTTTTTTGTGGCCATTGATGGTTACGAGGGGATACACATATAGGCCTTTAACGGTTGCAATGCAAACGTTCTTTGGACAAGCCCCAATCTACTGGGGAGATATCATGGCTTTTGCTACTATGATGACTATTCCTGTTATAATATTATTTATTTTCCTACAAAACCAGTTTGTAAAAAGCGTTGCTACCACAGGAATAAAATAG
- a CDS encoding carbohydrate ABC transporter permease has product MNKAEKSRKMSYKQRGLKQALPFLLPASILLFVFLIIPFFFAFYLSFTNTRLISPIPPRFVGFSNYVRMLGDDLFGKALLNNFYFVAIVVPLQTIFALFLAILVNQKIKGSTTFRTIYFLPTVTTMVVVAVIWTFLYHPEGTINAILSFITFGNWEPIDFLSTERIAFPTIMFLSIWQGVGFQMLIFLAGLQEIPESLYEAATIDGANKWKQFIYITLPQLKNTSIFVIISTTILAFKLFDQVYIMTSGGPNYSTYTVMLHIYNQGFRMQNVGYASSLTVIFFLIILGVSLIQRILLREEREVF; this is encoded by the coding sequence TTGAATAAAGCAGAGAAAAGTAGGAAAATGAGTTATAAACAAAGGGGGCTTAAGCAGGCTTTACCTTTTTTATTACCTGCAAGTATTTTACTGTTCGTATTTTTAATAATTCCTTTCTTTTTTGCTTTTTATTTATCCTTTACGAATACTCGTTTAATTTCTCCTATTCCACCTAGATTTGTTGGATTTAGCAATTATGTTAGAATGTTAGGCGATGACCTCTTTGGAAAAGCCCTACTAAATAATTTTTATTTCGTAGCCATAGTTGTCCCTCTTCAAACCATTTTTGCCTTATTTTTAGCGATACTCGTAAACCAAAAAATAAAAGGTAGTACGACGTTTAGGACGATATACTTTTTACCTACCGTAACAACGATGGTAGTTGTTGCAGTAATATGGACATTTTTATATCATCCTGAGGGAACGATAAACGCCATCCTTTCTTTCATTACATTTGGGAACTGGGAGCCTATAGATTTTCTTAGCACCGAAAGAATCGCTTTCCCGACAATAATGTTTTTATCTATTTGGCAAGGAGTAGGTTTTCAAATGCTGATATTTCTTGCGGGATTGCAAGAAATTCCCGAATCATTGTATGAAGCAGCAACAATAGATGGAGCAAACAAATGGAAACAATTTATATATATCACTCTTCCCCAACTAAAAAATACAAGTATATTCGTAATTATCTCTACCACGATACTCGCTTTCAAATTATTCGATCAAGTATACATTATGACAAGCGGTGGTCCAAATTATTCGACATATACAGTAATGTTACATATATATAATCAAGGATTTAGGATGCAAAACGTTGGTTATGCATCTTCTTTAACGGTGATATTTTTTCTCATTATTTTAGGGGTTTCTTTAATTCAAAGAATTCTCCTGAGAGAAGAAAGAGAGGTGTTTTGA
- the ggt gene encoding gamma-glutamyltransferase, which yields MFDPLKFAYPSKRIPVYAKNGMVATTNPLASEIGIEILKKGGNAVDAAVAVAASLTVLEPTSNGIGGDAFAILYKDGKLYGLNSSGYAPKNLTSELMKEKGFERIPPYGWESVTVPGAPAAWATLSDRFGVLPFEDLIEPTIKYASEGFPVSPITAKSWQNAFKRYKKELKGEIFKNWFEVFAPNGNAPDVGEIWKSTYHAETLKSIADTKAKSFYSGELAQKILSFSKKTGGYFCQEDLEKFEPIWVEPLSVNYRGFDIWELPPNGQGIIVLMALNILKGFEMKCKEDPESYHKQIEALKLAFSDGLKYITDIEDMKVPVESLLSEEYAKQRRNLIGEYALLPQAGNPYSGGTVYFATADKDGNMVSYIQSNYMGFGSGIVIPKTGISLQNRGTSFSLIEKDHNCLKPLKRPYHTIIPGFITKDKKAIGPFGVMGGYMQPQGHIQFLNNFIDFHLNPQAALDAPRWQWVKDKEIIVEKEFPRHILESLADKGHQIEVSLNSSNFGRGQFIYRTEDGVLTGGTEPRADSNISCF from the coding sequence ATGTTTGATCCCTTAAAATTTGCTTATCCTTCAAAAAGGATTCCTGTTTATGCAAAAAACGGGATGGTGGCAACAACAAATCCATTAGCTTCTGAGATAGGTATCGAAATTTTAAAAAAGGGTGGTAATGCTGTTGATGCAGCTGTTGCAGTGGCAGCAAGCTTGACAGTTTTAGAACCTACTTCCAACGGTATAGGTGGCGATGCATTCGCTATACTTTACAAAGACGGTAAACTATATGGGTTGAATTCCAGTGGATACGCTCCAAAAAATCTCACCTCAGAATTAATGAAAGAAAAAGGGTTTGAAAGAATTCCTCCATATGGATGGGAATCAGTTACTGTTCCAGGTGCTCCAGCAGCTTGGGCAACTTTGTCTGATAGATTTGGTGTTCTTCCTTTTGAAGATTTGATAGAACCAACCATTAAATATGCAAGTGAGGGTTTCCCTGTTTCTCCTATAACAGCTAAATCATGGCAGAACGCTTTTAAAAGGTATAAAAAAGAGTTGAAGGGCGAAATTTTTAAAAATTGGTTTGAAGTGTTCGCCCCTAATGGGAACGCTCCCGATGTTGGAGAAATTTGGAAATCAACTTATCACGCAGAGACTTTGAAATCAATTGCAGATACAAAGGCAAAAAGTTTTTATTCAGGAGAATTAGCTCAAAAGATTTTAAGTTTTTCAAAAAAGACAGGAGGTTACTTTTGTCAGGAAGATTTAGAAAAATTTGAACCTATATGGGTGGAACCGCTTAGTGTAAATTACAGAGGATTCGACATATGGGAATTACCACCAAATGGACAAGGTATAATTGTTTTGATGGCTTTGAACATACTAAAAGGGTTTGAAATGAAATGTAAAGAAGATCCAGAAAGTTACCACAAGCAAATAGAAGCATTAAAGTTAGCCTTTAGTGATGGTCTGAAATATATTACGGATATTGAAGACATGAAAGTACCGGTAGAATCGCTTTTATCTGAGGAATATGCAAAACAAAGAAGAAATCTTATAGGTGAATATGCACTGTTACCACAAGCAGGAAATCCGTATTCTGGAGGAACGGTTTACTTTGCAACTGCGGATAAAGATGGAAATATGGTTTCTTACATTCAAAGTAACTATATGGGATTTGGTTCTGGAATAGTGATTCCAAAAACGGGTATAAGTCTACAAAACCGAGGAACAAGCTTTTCTTTGATTGAAAAGGATCACAACTGTTTAAAACCATTAAAAAGGCCATATCATACCATTATTCCCGGTTTTATAACCAAAGACAAAAAAGCAATAGGTCCTTTTGGAGTTATGGGAGGGTACATGCAACCACAGGGCCATATACAATTTCTTAATAATTTTATCGATTTTCATTTAAATCCTCAAGCTGCTTTGGATGCTCCAAGATGGCAATGGGTGAAAGACAAAGAAATTATAGTAGAAAAAGAATTTCCAAGGCATATACTTGAGTCTTTAGCAGATAAAGGTCATCAAATAGAGGTTTCATTAAATTCTTCTAATTTTGGAAGGGGACAATTTATATATAGAACAGAGGATGGTGTTCTGACAGGAGGCACCGAACCAAGAGCCGATAGTAACATATCTTGCTTTTAA
- a CDS encoding GumC family protein, with translation MEEERELTFSDILRIFKRRKWTFLIIFFLTIFLTAVYLFFMATPKYEAKQVIEYKSSSSQPTVSLGSMSSAANLLGIIQPTDSGLTTEIERMKADWVLANVVKELNLVEKANENKGLIARLRGTEVTERDLIDSLKEGINIQNVQDTNMIEISYQSSDPGLAASVVSLVYSYYTDYAKNLYFEDSQSYLNQVETLFEDVSQQYDQINKEVLDFQTKNKLLASSSTSSQTFDSLISYYSETYMNILKLDADKNQLEIRKQAIEDNIFKLTPETKEFILTNTEKDTPVKDIKSKLVSDNIELETLKLNSPSSPRIGALEAEITVLENELKKNLETIFSNDLNFLASIDMGTFNEYTGIITQLQLFDVTKQVYENMLQVIDDEIAKSSPILYEYFLLKQQQTILQARYNTLLAALEQERMKASLYDNKFKVINSAYIPENPVSPNTTLTLAIGGVLAIFLGILGVFVKEAQDKTVKDLYEFESLFGVPDIILDDSNDAEKIVNFVYKKDFKKFGLLFLGSFSVAQNLSQRIYNILNTIKPYKTEYFTSIENEDYKEKFEKFEKFKNTNEAFIMFDDFNNGDYILYRDDLEKIIIFIEEKTTNLEDIKEILKKEKDPTVVYVKKKR, from the coding sequence ATGGAAGAAGAAAGAGAACTAACCTTTTCAGACATACTCAGAATTTTTAAAAGAAGAAAATGGACTTTTTTAATCATTTTCTTCTTAACTATCTTTTTAACAGCTGTTTATCTATTTTTCATGGCAACTCCCAAGTATGAAGCTAAGCAGGTTATAGAGTACAAATCGAGTTCTTCCCAACCAACCGTCTCTTTAGGATCAATGTCTTCTGCAGCAAACTTATTAGGAATCATCCAACCGACTGACTCTGGTCTAACTACCGAAATTGAAAGGATGAAAGCCGATTGGGTGTTGGCAAACGTTGTAAAAGAACTCAACCTTGTAGAAAAAGCAAATGAAAACAAAGGGCTAATTGCAAGGTTAAGAGGTACAGAAGTAACAGAAAGAGATCTCATTGATTCACTAAAAGAAGGTATAAATATACAAAATGTTCAAGATACTAATATGATAGAAATAAGTTACCAAAGTTCTGATCCGGGCTTAGCTGCTTCGGTTGTTTCACTTGTGTATTCTTACTACACCGATTATGCAAAAAACCTTTATTTTGAGGATTCTCAGTCTTATTTGAATCAAGTTGAAACGTTATTTGAAGATGTTTCTCAGCAATATGATCAGATAAATAAAGAAGTTTTAGATTTTCAAACTAAAAATAAATTGTTAGCTTCTTCTTCAACTTCATCTCAAACATTCGATAGTTTAATTAGTTATTATTCTGAAACATATATGAATATCTTAAAATTAGACGCCGATAAAAATCAATTAGAAATCAGAAAGCAAGCTATAGAAGATAATATTTTCAAACTGACTCCAGAAACGAAAGAGTTTATACTAACAAATACTGAAAAAGATACACCTGTTAAGGATATAAAATCTAAATTAGTAAGTGACAACATAGAATTAGAAACTTTAAAGTTAAATTCCCCTAGTTCTCCAAGAATTGGAGCTTTGGAAGCAGAAATAACGGTTTTAGAAAACGAATTGAAAAAGAACCTTGAAACAATATTTTCCAACGATTTAAACTTTCTTGCATCGATCGATATGGGAACTTTTAATGAATACACAGGGATAATTACACAACTACAACTATTTGATGTAACAAAACAGGTGTACGAAAATATGCTTCAAGTTATTGATGATGAAATTGCAAAAAGCTCCCCCATTCTTTACGAATATTTTCTATTAAAACAACAGCAAACTATACTTCAAGCTAGGTATAATACTTTACTAGCTGCGTTAGAGCAAGAAAGGATGAAGGCATCACTGTACGATAACAAATTCAAAGTAATAAACTCTGCCTACATACCAGAAAATCCTGTATCTCCAAATACTACCCTTACTTTAGCTATTGGAGGGGTATTAGCAATATTCTTGGGGATTTTGGGTGTTTTTGTAAAAGAAGCCCAAGACAAAACGGTGAAAGATCTATACGAATTTGAAAGTTTATTTGGGGTTCCTGACATTATTTTAGATGATTCAAACGATGCCGAGAAAATAGTCAATTTCGTTTATAAAAAAGATTTTAAAAAGTTTGGGTTGTTGTTTTTAGGGAGTTTCTCAGTTGCCCAGAACCTTTCTCAAAGAATTTACAACATCTTAAATACCATAAAACCTTATAAAACAGAGTATTTTACTTCAATAGAAAATGAAGATTACAAAGAAAAATTTGAAAAATTTGAAAAGTTTAAAAACACAAACGAGGCGTTTATAATGTTTGACGATTTCAACAATGGTGATTATATACTATACAGAGATGATTTGGAAAAAATTATTATATTTATAGAAGAAAAAACAACAAACTTGGAAGATATAAAAGAGATTTTAAAAAAAGAAAAGGATCCCACAGTTGTTTATGTAAAAAAGAAAAGATAA
- a CDS encoding GNAT family N-acetyltransferase, producing the protein MSVTKLELMSKEEFEIYKKKMYEEYAKVLAENLLIPYEEALARAEDQIDTVWNEDIKKGKNYGYNVINGNNDHVGRIWVFVNHSSKKAFIYDIRIFPKYQKKGFAKGALKKLEETLKKEKVKFIELNVFGNNKVAYNLYKNLGFGETHINLMKGFQKQRVITLPRYLKFLESFFLKSGYRIVAIEMRKKL; encoded by the coding sequence GTGTCGGTAACGAAGCTCGAATTAATGAGCAAAGAAGAGTTTGAGATATACAAAAAGAAAATGTACGAAGAATATGCCAAAGTTTTGGCTGAAAATTTGTTGATTCCATACGAGGAAGCCTTGGCAAGAGCAGAGGATCAAATTGATACCGTCTGGAATGAAGATATCAAAAAAGGGAAAAACTATGGTTATAATGTTATAAATGGGAATAACGACCACGTCGGAAGAATTTGGGTTTTTGTCAATCACAGTTCTAAAAAAGCGTTTATATACGATATTAGGATTTTTCCTAAGTATCAAAAAAAAGGATTTGCAAAAGGTGCTTTAAAAAAACTAGAAGAAACATTAAAAAAAGAAAAGGTAAAATTTATTGAATTGAATGTCTTTGGGAATAACAAAGTTGCGTATAATTTGTATAAAAATCTTGGATTCGGCGAGACACACATCAATTTGATGAAAGGGTTTCAAAAACAGAGAGTTATTACTTTACCAAGATATTTGAAGTTTTTAGAAAGTTTCTTTTTAAAATCAGGATATAGAATAGTTGCTATCGAAATGAGAAAAAAGCTGTAA
- a CDS encoding glycoside hydrolase family 68 protein, translated as MTQNSSCFKLKNKYIWDLWFLKDKEGTWFKYFLESPSTKDPEDRHFHSSIGLAKSQDLINWKYEGIILSSNQNKWDDTSIWTGSTFYYNNEYYLFYTSRNSKKPNEQLIGLITSKSPDFKNYTRISDNEPLLRIDPNLYETNSYDGMIHFRDPYVFQEGSDFYMVFCSRRKDGEIKARGTVGIATSKNLIDWKILEPLSIPKWFDNTECPYIIKKDGIYYLHFCSNSFSDNFKEQTELDPIPGDYFLVSENLKGPYTKTANGPALFKPQIEKIAYNTQIVSQKNDNFIFFWQKSESELCPIFSHRGPYKIWYNNYGISIEKEEFMK; from the coding sequence ATGACGCAAAATTCATCATGCTTTAAATTGAAAAACAAATACATTTGGGATCTCTGGTTTCTTAAGGACAAAGAAGGTACTTGGTTCAAATATTTTTTAGAATCACCCAGCACAAAAGACCCTGAAGACAGGCATTTTCATTCTTCAATAGGCTTAGCCAAAAGTCAAGATTTAATTAATTGGAAATATGAAGGTATTATATTATCCTCAAATCAAAACAAATGGGACGATACCTCTATTTGGACTGGAAGTACATTTTATTACAACAACGAATACTATCTCTTTTACACTTCAAGAAACAGTAAAAAACCCAACGAGCAACTCATCGGTTTAATAACTTCAAAATCCCCTGATTTCAAGAACTATACAAGAATTTCAGATAACGAACCACTTTTAAGAATAGATCCAAATCTTTATGAAACTAATTCTTACGATGGTATGATACATTTCAGGGATCCTTATGTTTTTCAAGAAGGTTCTGATTTTTACATGGTTTTCTGTAGTAGAAGAAAAGATGGTGAGATCAAAGCAAGAGGAACTGTGGGAATAGCTACCTCTAAAAACTTGATAGATTGGAAAATTCTCGAACCGTTATCTATACCTAAATGGTTTGACAATACCGAATGCCCGTATATTATTAAAAAAGATGGCATATATTATTTGCATTTTTGTTCTAATTCATTTTCGGATAACTTCAAAGAACAAACAGAATTAGATCCTATTCCTGGAGATTATTTCTTAGTAAGCGAAAATTTAAAAGGGCCATACACAAAGACCGCAAATGGACCAGCATTGTTTAAACCGCAAATTGAAAAAATCGCCTACAATACGCAAATAGTTTCACAAAAAAACGATAATTTTATCTTTTTTTGGCAAAAAAGTGAATCAGAGTTATGTCCAATATTTTCACACAGAGGACCTTACAAAATATGGTACAATAATTATGGAATATCTATCGAGAAAGAGGAGTTTATGAAATGA
- a CDS encoding DeoR/GlpR family DNA-binding transcription regulator, whose product MKTNSTKLIPEERRRRILQLLEKEGSITVFDLSQILKVSFSTVRNDLNYLEREGLIKRTHGGAIAKERFNPLFQKEIAGHAKEKLEIAKYAVQFVENDDTIFIDAGSTTLAFTEELINSNKKCHIVTNSLYIINALSNSIEINLHVLGGEFIPSNMNFIDLEQNFEKYKFKKAFMGVNGFNEEGFYVHELSEANFKKKIIKSAKVAYVLADHSKYNKICANLVEKWKQNYILVTDDRKIEI is encoded by the coding sequence ATGAAAACAAATAGCACTAAATTAATTCCAGAAGAAAGACGAAGAAGAATACTTCAATTGCTTGAAAAAGAGGGAAGCATCACAGTTTTTGATCTCTCTCAAATATTAAAAGTTTCCTTTTCCACAGTTCGAAATGATTTAAATTATTTGGAAAGGGAGGGACTTATAAAAAGAACGCATGGTGGAGCCATTGCTAAAGAAAGGTTTAATCCTCTATTTCAAAAAGAAATTGCAGGACATGCAAAAGAAAAATTGGAAATTGCAAAGTATGCGGTTCAATTTGTAGAAAACGATGACACAATATTTATCGATGCGGGAAGCACTACCCTTGCTTTTACTGAAGAATTAATCAACTCTAATAAAAAATGCCATATAGTTACAAACTCATTATACATTATAAATGCTCTTTCTAACTCCATTGAAATAAATCTACACGTTTTAGGCGGAGAATTTATCCCCAGTAATATGAATTTTATTGATTTAGAGCAAAACTTCGAAAAATATAAGTTTAAAAAAGCCTTTATGGGAGTTAACGGATTCAACGAGGAAGGCTTCTATGTTCATGAACTGAGTGAAGCAAATTTTAAAAAGAAAATTATAAAATCAGCAAAAGTTGCATATGTCCTAGCAGATCATTCCAAATACAATAAAATCTGTGCTAACTTGGTTGAAAAATGGAAACAAAATTATATTTTAGTTACAGATGATAGAAAAATAGAAATATAA
- a CDS encoding PD-(D/E)XK nuclease family protein, giving the protein MKKVYLFDLNAEHFKKVGDLILPFYNEDPLNFLFLGPSGFYVKQVAEYIASQTGKTINRDAFRVINQYVTETLKTYQPQSVILNRDFLKVYIENEIMDLIEEEKKDEEFSEYLNVISKSQKSVEYILDIFEKKWEISRVEDEEIVESSEEYKLLDDSIDNNSNLYILYTKLEKKLEDILETKFDMSIKYQRNYDPVSVYKWFYEILPSRLKEEEKKYIGKRVVISGFFDISPAVNKTLKAFFDLFEEVHFITWINIEDRSFDSITNIHNFLKNEDFKFQSKSNGLRRIFENTGIEIFPMNNDVSEIEILTKEIKRKLISENLSPDDLGVVVSNNSTAKLFADYLEDAKVPYRFKNDVPLNESQIVLILLQPVKTLVRGCEVEDILAMVESGYGGVTELTMEQIEHYLKRLNLFYDIQKSSLKNRKEKWMNTIEKEIDKRSSQLKGTEEIERISEELKDLNELKKCLGNIFSLLENIQKSKDRKKYFSVSDYRDLVKEWIDTYLSHFNILKTYEDVLPIESQLNALKAFETLVFNVEENLGKILKSDKNLGIEKFYKILSSLIQIETYRESERYDNTVEIMSLEDSRFVKKKYKYFVGFTEENYPSIKVNPFITSMSNEGTSIAKHSEKISRRNLFISMIFAENIVFTYPNAKLSGEPILPSPYEKEFRNNFKKVKYSNKFLSKKEILPKDPENIFSETEATIYYILNGKKEYLPDKHFTNIERLKKEITNPQWQLSKNTGLGRLSHTKITTYVDCPLKYYLAIEGRLYGDKDFGKFFDGLIKHRVMKEIFSKYKNYEDMAQKILYAEELKEEIKSIVENIWEEYTDDFLQTYEAIKDVESEIITEDIFDSIEDIYRNYIKFKKGMDLTYSQVIATELEVNSKINVGDFHDVDLTSRIDRVDLLNGNYTYLLDEFDDQLLPGAYSIMDYKRSKNFQSEQLLIYYLTLLNNEEWKNKLANSDVYLKFQVVSKKKEYKNNNFIKIQKNNIIYKQHGRGVKFVSFDIKEFYTWLEKVFQNINKSDFTPIAVKEREIRRFLEEMYDKYSNAKTGEKYYDCSSCQFRSLCDLMQYKKDFNMNIKKYL; this is encoded by the coding sequence ATGAAAAAGGTCTACTTATTTGACTTAAATGCAGAACATTTTAAAAAGGTTGGAGATCTTATACTTCCTTTTTACAACGAAGACCCTCTAAACTTTTTGTTTCTAGGGCCTTCTGGTTTTTATGTCAAGCAAGTAGCAGAATATATCGCCTCACAAACAGGAAAAACTATCAATCGTGACGCCTTTAGGGTTATAAACCAATATGTAACTGAGACGCTAAAAACATACCAACCACAATCTGTAATACTGAACAGGGATTTTTTGAAAGTATACATCGAAAACGAGATAATGGACTTAATAGAAGAAGAGAAGAAAGACGAAGAATTTTCTGAATATCTAAACGTTATATCCAAATCTCAAAAATCAGTAGAGTACATATTAGATATTTTCGAGAAGAAATGGGAAATTTCAAGGGTTGAAGATGAGGAAATCGTTGAATCCTCCGAAGAATACAAGTTGCTAGATGATTCTATTGATAACAATTCTAATTTGTACATACTTTACACTAAATTAGAAAAAAAACTCGAAGATATTTTAGAAACGAAGTTTGATATGTCTATTAAATATCAGAGAAATTACGATCCCGTTAGTGTGTACAAATGGTTTTATGAGATTTTACCTAGCAGGTTGAAAGAAGAGGAGAAAAAATATATAGGGAAAAGGGTCGTTATTTCCGGATTTTTTGATATTTCTCCAGCTGTTAATAAAACACTTAAAGCTTTCTTTGATCTCTTTGAAGAGGTTCATTTTATTACTTGGATCAATATCGAAGACAGAAGTTTCGACTCAATAACCAACATACACAACTTTTTAAAAAATGAAGATTTTAAATTCCAATCGAAAAGTAATGGGTTAAGAAGGATTTTTGAAAATACCGGAATTGAAATCTTTCCAATGAACAATGATGTTTCTGAAATAGAAATCCTTACAAAAGAAATAAAAAGAAAATTGATAAGTGAAAATCTTTCTCCTGATGATTTGGGGGTAGTTGTTTCCAATAATTCAACTGCAAAATTATTTGCGGATTATTTGGAAGATGCCAAGGTACCTTACAGGTTCAAAAACGACGTTCCGCTAAACGAAAGCCAAATAGTTTTGATACTTCTTCAACCGGTTAAGACACTGGTGAGGGGTTGTGAAGTTGAAGATATCTTGGCAATGGTTGAAAGTGGTTACGGGGGAGTAACTGAGCTAACAATGGAGCAGATAGAACATTATTTAAAGCGATTGAACTTATTTTATGACATACAAAAATCTTCGCTCAAAAACCGAAAAGAAAAATGGATGAATACTATTGAGAAAGAAATAGATAAAAGAAGCTCTCAACTTAAAGGCACAGAAGAAATAGAAAGGATAAGCGAAGAACTCAAAGACTTGAATGAATTAAAAAAATGTCTTGGAAACATATTTTCTCTTTTAGAAAATATCCAAAAAAGCAAAGATCGAAAAAAGTACTTCAGTGTTTCTGATTACAGGGATTTGGTGAAAGAATGGATAGATACCTACCTATCTCATTTCAACATACTAAAAACATACGAGGATGTACTCCCTATCGAGAGTCAATTAAATGCATTAAAAGCCTTCGAAACACTGGTATTTAACGTCGAAGAAAATTTGGGAAAAATTCTAAAATCAGATAAAAATTTAGGAATCGAAAAGTTCTACAAAATCCTTTCCTCTCTTATTCAGATTGAAACGTATAGAGAATCCGAAAGGTACGATAATACAGTAGAAATAATGAGCCTTGAAGACTCAAGATTTGTAAAGAAAAAATACAAATATTTTGTAGGTTTCACTGAAGAAAACTATCCTTCAATAAAGGTCAATCCTTTCATCACATCTATGAGTAACGAAGGTACCTCAATCGCCAAACACTCAGAAAAAATCAGTAGAAGAAACTTGTTTATCTCGATGATCTTCGCAGAAAATATTGTATTTACATATCCAAACGCTAAATTAAGCGGTGAACCAATACTACCCTCTCCATACGAAAAAGAGTTTAGGAACAACTTTAAAAAAGTTAAATATTCCAATAAGTTTCTCTCTAAAAAAGAAATCCTACCAAAAGATCCAGAGAATATTTTCTCTGAAACAGAAGCTACTATTTATTACATATTGAATGGAAAGAAAGAATATTTACCAGATAAACACTTCACTAATATTGAGAGATTAAAAAAAGAGATAACTAATCCACAATGGCAATTATCTAAAAATACTGGCCTTGGACGGTTAAGCCATACAAAAATTACTACTTATGTGGATTGCCCTTTAAAGTATTACCTCGCGATCGAAGGCCGATTATATGGAGATAAAGATTTTGGGAAATTTTTTGATGGACTTATAAAGCATAGGGTGATGAAAGAGATATTTTCCAAGTACAAAAATTATGAAGATATGGCTCAAAAAATTCTCTACGCAGAAGAATTGAAAGAAGAAATAAAAAGTATCGTTGAAAATATTTGGGAAGAGTATACCGACGATTTTTTACAAACCTATGAAGCTATAAAAGACGTAGAAAGTGAAATAATAACAGAAGATATTTTTGACAGTATAGAAGACATATATCGTAACTATATTAAGTTCAAAAAAGGGATGGATCTCACCTATTCTCAAGTTATAGCTACTGAGTTAGAGGTAAATTCAAAGATAAACGTAGGAGATTTTCATGATGTAGACTTAACATCTAGAATCGACAGGGTAGATCTTTTGAATGGTAACTACACATACCTTCTTGATGAGTTCGATGATCAGCTATTACCAGGCGCATACTCAATTATGGATTACAAAAGATCAAAAAATTTTCAAAGTGAACAATTGTTGATTTATTATTTAACCTTATTAAATAACGAAGAATGGAAAAACAAATTAGCAAATTCTGATGTGTATCTAAAATTTCAGGTAGTTTCAAAGAAAAAAGAATACAAAAATAATAATTTTATAAAAATACAGAAAAATAATATTATATATAAACAACACGGACGGGGTGTTAAGTTCGTATCTTTTGATATTAAAGAATTCTACACATGGTTAGAGAAGGTTTTTCAAAACATCAATAAATCTGATTTCACCCCTATAGCAGTAAAAGAAAGAGAAATTAGAAGGTTCTTAGAAGAAATGTATGATAAATACAGCAATGCAAAAACAGGAGAAAAATATTACGACTGCTCTTCTTGCCAATTCAGAAGTTTATGCGATTTGATGCAGTACAAAAAGGATTTTAATATGAACATAAAAAAATACCTTTGA